A window from Triticum aestivum cultivar Chinese Spring chromosome 6D, IWGSC CS RefSeq v2.1, whole genome shotgun sequence encodes these proteins:
- the LOC123144269 gene encoding peroxiredoxin-2E-2, chloroplastic, translating into MATASLSALSSAAAAAGKRFVLSSPSLSFASRRIAAPARLRAAAVPGARRFAASAASASTVVATIAVGDKLPDATLSYFDPADGELKTVTVGELTAGKKVVLFAVPGAFTPTCSQKHLPGFIEKAGELRAKGVDTVACVSVNDAFVMKAWKESLGLGEDVQLLSDGNLELTRALGVEMDLSDKPMGLGVRSRRYALLADDGVVKVLNLEEGGAFTTSSAEEMLKAL; encoded by the coding sequence ATGGCCACCGCATCGCTGTCCGCTCTGTcctcggcggccgccgccgccggcaagcgCTTCGTCCTCTCCTCCCCGTCGCTCTCCTTCGCCTCCCGCCGCATCGCCGCCCCAgcccgcctccgcgccgccgccgtcccgggGGCGAGGAGATTCGCGGCTTCCGCGGCATCGGCATCCACGGTCGTGGCCACCATCGCGGTCGGCGACAAGCTGCCCGACGCCACGCTCTCCTACTTCGACCCGGCCGACGGCGAGCTCAAGACGGTGACGGTCGGGGAGCTGACTGCAGGGAAGAAGGTCGTGCTCTTCGCGGTCCCGGGCGCCTTCACCCCGACCTGCTCGCAGAAGCACCTGCCAGGGTTCATCGAGAAGGCGGGCGAGCTCCGCGCCAAGGGGGTGGACACCGTGGCGTGCGTCTCGGTGAACGACGCCTTCGTGATGAAGGCGTGGAAGGAGAGCCTCGGCCTCGGCGAAGACGTGCAGCTGCTGTCGGACGGCAACCTCGAGCTCACCCGCGCGCTCGGCGTGGAGATGGACCTCTCCGACAAGCCCATGGGGCTCGGCGTGCGGTCCCGCCGCTACGCGCTCCTCGCCGACGACGGCGTCGTCAAGGTGCTCAACCTCGAGGAGGGCGGCGCCTTCACCACCAGCAGCGCCGAGGAGATGCTCAAGGCGCTCTGA